From the Thermoproteota archaeon genome, the window TGCAATGTAAAATCCTTTTTTCACGACTTCGGGTATTTCTGATGCATCTCTTGGTTGAAATGCATATTTTACAACAGGGTTTGCCATTCCGATAATATCACTTTCTTGAAATGCATCTCGTCCAATCATCTTGACTGGAACTTGACCAGTGATTGCAACCATTGGTGCAGAGTCTGCTTGTGCAGTTGCGATACCTGTTAAAATGTTTGTTGCGCCAGGGCCTGATGTTGCAAAACAGACTCCAGGTTTTCTACTTACACGGCCAAAGCCGTCTGCCATGTGAGCTGCAGATTGCTCATGTCTTACGAGAATATGCCTAATGTTTGACTTGAATAGCTCATCATACATTGGTAGGTTTGCACCTCCCGGTAACCCAAAGACTTCCTTAACGCCTTCTTTTTCCAATGCTTTCATCAATGCAGCTGCGCCAATCATATTTTCCATATTATATCACCAAACAAAATCTCCATAATTTTAATTGTTAAAATTTGGACTGACTTTACAGTAGTACAACCAGCAGAAAAAGTGCTGTTTTATCAGTCGTTTTATTCATATCAGTCAGAATAAAGCTTCTCTGATAATTAATAAAGATTGCTAGGAGAATTGCAAAAAGACTGACATCCTAAGAAGGTTTAACTTGCTATGGGAAAACGGAAAAACAAATGGCAGACACCTCAGATATCATCAAAGTTATTGAGACATTTTTTGAATCAGGAAAGACAAAGGACCTATCATCGTTAAGTCAGATTCAGTTAGATGATCCAAATTTTTCAAGCTTTAGTGATGTGCCGCCATATGATCTAAAAGACTACAAGACCACAATTGCACTAGAAGAGCTTCGCTTTATCAGCATATCAGATTATTCCTATGAGATAAAAAATCCAAAGATCAGCATTTTTGATAATACCGCAGTGGTTGCATTTGAGCTAAATCAGAAAGGAATGCTAGTAGACAACAAGGCATTCACTGGAGAGCACATCTCAATTAATGGTAGAGCAACATTTGTGCTAGTCAAAAAGCCAACATGGAAGATTGCGCATATTCACCTATCAAAGATAGGCTCTTAGATTATTTTTTAGATTTATTCTTGTTTTGATTTTGTTTTTGAGGTTTGTTTTGTTTTTGCTTGTTTTGATTCTGGTGTGGTTTTGATTTGTTTTGATTTTGCTTGTTCTGGTTTTGCTGTGGGTTTCTTTTTGGTGATTCCTTTACAAATTTTTTGTACATCTCATAAGCCTGGTTTACGTTTGCATTGCCATGAACAATTGCTCTTACGGCTTTAATCATCGGTACAGGATTATCAGATTGCCAGATGTTTCTTCCCATATCGACACCAACTGCGCCTGCTTTGATTGCATTATATGTTAATTTTAGTGCGTCAAGTTCTGGAATCTTTTTTCCGCCAGCAATAATCACTGGAACAGGACAAGAGTCTACAACTTTTTCAAAGTTATCACAATAGTATGTCTTGACAATGTGAGCACCCTGCTCTGCTGCAACTCTGCATGCAAGGGATAGATATCTTGCATCTTTTCCTAATTCTTTTCCAACTGCAGTAACTGCCAATACAGGAATGCCATAGTCTTCTGCTTCATTAACTAGTTTTCCCAAATTTACAATTGTTTGATTTTCATATTTAGAACCAACAAAGACTGACATTGCTAATGCACTTGCGTTTAGTCTGATTGCATCTTTGATGCTAACTGTAATCTGTTCTTGTGATAGGTCTTCACCAATAATGCTTGGACCACCGGAAACTCGTAAAACGATAGGAATTGGATATCTAGAGTCTACTGATGTTCTCTGTACTCCTCGTGTGAGCATTAGTGAGTCACAGTATTTCAAAAGGGGGGCAATCGTCTTTCTTGGATTCTCTAGTCTTTCTGTAGGACCTAAAAAGTATCCATGATCAACTGCTAGCATTAATGCGCGATTATCTTGAGGTTTGATGATTTGTGCTAGCCTGTTTTTTAGTCCCCAGTCCAATTTGCTTCGATTTTAAAAGAAACGAAATACCTTTCTTAAGCCTTTCTCATTTTGTGATAATTATTTTCATTGCGTTTAATCCAGTTTTTGCATGTTCAAATGCCTTTTGAGAATCTGCAATGTTGTACTTGTGAGTGATTAATTGTTTAACATCAACTCGAGAATTTGCAATGAGCCCCAGAGCCTCTTTTGTATCATTATCAGATGCTGCATAACTGGTAAGAAGAGTAATCTCTTTTGAATAGACTGCACTCATATCAAGATTTATCGTATCACCCTTTGATGGAACGCCAAACATCATTACTGTGCCTCCTTTTCTTACAAGATCAATTGCATCAAATAAAGCATTTAGATTTCCAGTGGCAACTATTGCAACATCGACTCCACGTCCGGATGTCTCCCCTAGAATTATTTCTTTTCTGGAATTATCAGTAGAGTGTATAGTTTTTGTTACATTGAATTTTTTTGCAAAGTCTAATCTGTACTCATTGACATCAAGGCAGAATATTTTCTCAAAGCCATATGCGTGTGAGAGCATAACATGCATCATTCCTGTTGGCCCAACACCAAAAATTGCAACAGAGTCTCCTTTATGATAATCAATCTTTGACCATGCCCGGGTACAGCATGCAAGAGGCTCTATCATTGATGCCTCTTCAAAGCTCATAGAATCTGGAAGTTTTAGTACACCGCCATGCGTTACGTTCCACTCTGGTACAATGTACTGCTCTGATAACCCACATGGGGAGAGATTTGTCTCATAGTATTTTTTGCACATTGTTTCATTTCCATGTGTGCAATAATGACATGAATAACAAGGAACATGATGATGAGTAAATACACGATCACCTTTTTTAAAATCAGTCACATTGGCGCCAACTTCTAAGACCGTGCCAGCTGGCTCGTGTCCTAATTTCATTGATGGTTGACCATATTGACCAAACACTTTTTCAACATCAGAGCCACAAATCCCACAACATTGCATTTGCACTAGAATATCACCAGGACCTAATGTCGGCAATGAGGTATCCTTGATTGAAACAACTGATGGTTTTTCAACAAAGGCAGTCTTCATAAAAAAATGACGGCTGATGAGTATAAGTACATTAATGAAAATGCAAAAAATGTTTATTTTTTCGTAACAATTTGGCCAATGTGAACATGAATTTATTCATATTCTATTTTTTTGCAGCATAATCAGATGGCACGCTGGGATAACTATGAGCCTGACTGGGTAGAGTCTGAAGAAGAATCTAAACTATTAGAAAAATTCAATCAGTATGTGGATTTACAAAGGGAGCAGACAAAAAAGGAAAAAGAATCAGCAGACAAGACACCAAAGTTTCTAAAAAATCAAAATATGATAATTGGAATTATTGAAGGAGTTATTCTATCAGGATTAGCAGTTGCTTTTGCAATTATGGTTACTAGTTAGACACCCAAAATCTTTTTGAGCATTACACGATAGTCAACTTCGGTCTTTTTGCTTCCAACAGATGGCAATGCAAATACCAATGTTGATGATTCTGCACGAAGAGCTGTGAGTTGATCATTTATTGGCTCAGATATATCATCGCTGACAAGAATTAATCCAACATCAGAGTCGCCAGATAATTTTTTGATTTCATCCAGTGCTCCCTCTGGAGTTTCTGAAATAACTCCCGGAACTCCAGCTAATTGAAAGCTTGTGACAAATGATCTGCTGCCAACAGTTACTATCTTCACAGATCAAAAGATGAATCATACCAATTTAACCCTTTTTGGAATGGATCGCAGATTAGCAAGATTGATTAGTCAAGTTTTGAGAAAACTATCATGTCAGTAGATACGCAAAAGCAAGTTTACTTGTTTACTCATGGAAGAATGGACTTGCAAGAAAAATCCGTCAATGCTCTAGTTGCAAAGGGTTTTTCAAAAGACAAGATAGTCATGGCATCTCCAAACAAAGTTGGAAATGTTGGTGACTATATGGCAATGCTGTGGATGCCTCCAAATCCTGATCATATCAAAATCCAGGTGATTACCAAAGTTGAAGAGGTAAAACCAGAAGGAATGATTGGTTTGTGGAAAGGAGTATCAAAGGATGACTTGTTTACAGTTCCACTGTAGAGTTAGCTGAATCCTGCACCAAAATTGTCACCCTTTTGTAGGGGATCAAAGTCTTCATTACTTTTTAGTTTCAGATACAAGAGTGCTTCATAGACTAGTTGTAATGCTGTTTCATCATTTAGCTTAAAACTGGCCTTTGCATAGTTGTGATACTTTTCAAGCTTTTTAGGATCCTGCTCATCTGGTGATAGATTGTCCTGAGTCATCATAGCTGAAATCTTTTCAATTTGGGAATCATAACCAGAATCAGACAATAATTATCAAAAGTATCCAATGCTTTTAAGTTGTATCTAGATTTTTGAGACTATTTTTTTGACAGTGTTAACGATTGAGACTTTTTTTGTAATGCTAAGCTCTGGCTCTACGGTTACAAAGACAGTGTACTTTGGAGTATACACAACTAGCTGTGTTACCTTTTCTCGTTCAACGTGAACGTATCTAACCTTTCCTAGAGTTTTATCAAATCCTTTTCTCATCTTTCTGCGTTCTGCTACTTGTTTGCAAAAGTGTTCTTCTTCTCTTTGAGATTCAAGTGAGGTCTTGCCCTCTTTCATTATTCCCTCCACAATGTTTCCCTTGAGGTCAATCATTGCAACAAAACGTACCTTGGAATCAATCTTGATAATTTTTTCTGCGATTCCCATCAGGTTTTTTCCAGCCAAGTGATCATGGGCTTTACTGGCGCAAATATAATGTTTAGTGCACTATAGATCGGCAAATATTCCAGAAATAAATGATGAAAACTCTTCGTCTGAGAAAATTATCTTTTCAAATTTATTTTCCTTTTGTGCAATTCTGATTGCCTTTAGATGATAGCACTCTTTTTTGTCATTTAATTGACCAAAGTAAAATCCAGGACAGGAACAATAATCCATCTCAGGATAAATCCAATGTTCCTTTCCTTGACCCACTATAGTCCAGACTTTTCTCTGACTGGGCTCAAATAGGTGTAGTTTGATTCTGTTTTCTTCAAGGGAGCTCTGAATCTTTTCTTGAGTCACAAGGGTTTAATTGAAAATCTAGGGTATATTTTTGGTGGTTACTACAAGGATTGTGCCTCAAAAACCAGCCCTGATTCTAGAGGGAGAAAAAAAGAACCTCATAGTATCTGATTTACACATTGGGTTTGAGTCAAATTTTTCTGCAAATAAAATTTCCTTGGGAAAAAACACATCCACAAAAGAGACAATATCTGAAATTTCAGAATTAATAAAATCAGAAAAACCAGATACAGTAATTTTACTAGGAGATGTTAAATCCAGTATCAAAAACATTTCAAAAAACGAATGGGATGATGTCCCAATGTTCTTTAATGAAATCAAAGAAATGGTAGAAG encodes:
- a CDS encoding 3-hydroxy-5-phosphonooxypentane-2,4-dione thiolase, translating into MDWGLKNRLAQIIKPQDNRALMLAVDHGYFLGPTERLENPRKTIAPLLKYCDSLMLTRGVQRTSVDSRYPIPIVLRVSGGPSIIGEDLSQEQITVSIKDAIRLNASALAMSVFVGSKYENQTIVNLGKLVNEAEDYGIPVLAVTAVGKELGKDARYLSLACRVAAEQGAHIVKTYYCDNFEKVVDSCPVPVIIAGGKKIPELDALKLTYNAIKAGAVGVDMGRNIWQSDNPVPMIKAVRAIVHGNANVNQAYEMYKKFVKESPKRNPQQNQNKQNQNKSKPHQNQNKQKQNKPQKQNQNKNKSKK
- a CDS encoding L-iditol 2-dehydrogenase: MKTAFVEKPSVVSIKDTSLPTLGPGDILVQMQCCGICGSDVEKVFGQYGQPSMKLGHEPAGTVLEVGANVTDFKKGDRVFTHHHVPCYSCHYCTHGNETMCKKYYETNLSPCGLSEQYIVPEWNVTHGGVLKLPDSMSFEEASMIEPLACCTRAWSKIDYHKGDSVAIFGVGPTGMMHVMLSHAYGFEKIFCLDVNEYRLDFAKKFNVTKTIHSTDNSRKEIILGETSGRGVDVAIVATGNLNALFDAIDLVRKGGTVMMFGVPSKGDTINLDMSAVYSKEITLLTSYAASDNDTKEALGLIANSRVDVKQLITHKYNIADSQKAFEHAKTGLNAMKIIITK
- a CDS encoding ATPase — encoded protein: MKIVTVGSRSFVTSFQLAGVPGVISETPEGALDEIKKLSGDSDVGLILVSDDISEPINDQLTALRAESSTLVFALPSVGSKKTEVDYRVMLKKILGV